Proteins from a single region of Prinia subflava isolate CZ2003 ecotype Zambia chromosome 10, Cam_Psub_1.2, whole genome shotgun sequence:
- the LRRC40 gene encoding leucine-rich repeat-containing protein 40: protein MAAARRARAGGGGAGPGFGRAAEPAPAVPQGLLRLARRSGQLNLAGRGLTHVPEHVWRINLDTPEEAQQNLSFGAADRWWEQTDLTKLILASNKLQSLSEDVQLLPALTTLDVHDNQLTSLPSALGQLENLQKLDVSHNKLRSLPEELLQLPRLRSLLVQHNELSQLPEGLGQLLTLEELDVSNNQLTAIPSSFALLVNLVRLNLACNQLKELPADLSAMKSLRQLDCTKNYLETVPPKLATMASLEQLYLRKNKLCSLPELPSCKLLKELHAGENQIEILNAENLKQLSSLCVLELRDNKIKAVPEEITVLQKLERLDLANNDISRLPYTLGNLPQLKFLALEGNPLRTIRRDLLQKGTQELLKYLRSKIQDDAAGPGEEPSVTAMTLPSQSKVNIHAITTLKLLEYSDKQAAEIPEAVFDAVGANPVATVNFSKNQLREIPPRLVELKDSVCDVSLAFNRISSISSELCLLHKLTHLDLRNNVLTALPEEMEALKRLHTINLAFNRFKEFPSVLYHLPALETILLSNNQVGSIDPVQLKGLDKLGTLDLQNNDLLQVPPELGNCENLRSLLLEGNPFRTPRAAVLAKGTAAVLEYLRSRIPS, encoded by the exons ATGGCGGCGGCTcggcgggcgcgggcgggcggcggcggcgcggggccggggtTCGGGCGGGCGGCCGAGCCGGCGCCGGCGGTGCCGCAGGGGCTGCTGCGGCTGGCGCGGCGCAGCGGGCAGCTCAACCTGGCGGGACGCGGCCTCACCCACG TGCCCGAGCACGTGTGGAGGATCAACCTGGACACTCCGGAGGAGGCGCAGCAGAACCTGTCCTTCGGCGCCGCCGATCGCTGGTGGGAGCAGACGGACCTGACCAAGCTGATCCTGGCCTCCAACAAGCTGCAGAGCCTCTCGGAGGAcgtgcagctgctgcctgccctcacCACACTGGAT GTGCATGACAATCAGCTGACATCACTTCCTTCTGCTTTAGGGCAACTTGAAAATCTCCAGAAACTCGATGTCAG CCACAACAAGCTGAGGAGCCTTcccgaggagctgctgcagctgccccgcCTGAGGAGCCTCCTGGTGCAGCACAACGAGCTGAGCCAGCTGcccgaggggctggggcagctcctcacCCTGGAGGAGCTG GATGTGTCCAACAATCAGCTCACAGCCATCCCCAGCAGTTTTGCTCTGCTGGTGAACTTGGTGCGCCTCAACCTGGCCTGTAACCAGCTCAAGGAGCTGCCTGCAGATCTCAGTGCCATGAAAA GCTTGAGGCAACTGGATTGTACCAAGAATTACCTGGAAACAGTCCCTCCCAAATTGGCAACCATGgcatccctggagcagctgtaCCTGAGGAAGAACAAACTGTGCTCCTTGCCGGAGCTTCCCTCCTGCAAGCTGCTGAAG GAATTACACGCTGGGGAGAATCAGATTGAGATCCTGAATGCAGAGAATCTGAAGCAGCTGAGCTCCCTGTGcgtgctggagctcagggacaaCAAGATCAAGGCAGTGCCCGAGGAGATCACGGTGCTGCAGAAGCTGGAGAGGCTCGACCTGGCCAACAATGACATCAGTAG GCTGCCCTACACCCTGGGGAACCTCCCTCAGCTGAAGTTCCTGGCGCTGGAGGGAAATCCTTTGAGAACCATTCGGAGAGacctgctgcag aaaggcaCCCAGGAACTGCTGAAATACCTGAGAAGCAAAATCCAAG atgATGCAGCTGGCCCCGGTGAGGAGCCTTCTGTGACAGCCATGACTCTTCCCAGCCAGTCCAAGGTCAACATCCACGCCATCACCACGCTGAAACTGTTGGAATACAG tgACAAGCAGGCTGCCGAGATCCCCGAGGCCGTGTTCGACGCCGTGGGCGCCAACCCCGTGGCCACCGTCAACTTCAGCAAGAACCAGCTCAGGGAGATCCCCCCCAG GCTTGTGGAGCTGAAGGACTCCGTGTGTGATGTCAGCCTGGCCTTCAACAGAATCTCCTCCATTTCCTcggagctgtgcctgctgcacaAGCTGACACATTTGGATCTCAG AAACAATGTTCTGACAGCCTTGCCTGAGGAAATGGAGGCACTGAAGAGACTGCACACAATAAATCTTGCTTTTAATAG GTTTAAGGAGTTTCCCAGTGTCCTGTAtcacctcccagccctggagaCCATCCTGCTCAGCAACAACCAGGTGGGCTCCATCGACCCCGTGCAGCTGAAGGGGCTGGACAAGCTGGGGACTCTGGACCTGCAGAACAACGACCTCCTGCAGgtgcccccagagctgggcaaCTGTGAGAACCTCAG gagcctgctgctggaggggaacCCGTTCCGCACGCCCCGCGCCGCCGTGCTGGCCAAGGGCACCGCGGCCGTGCTGGAGTACCTGCGGAGCCGCATCCCCTCCTGA
- the SRSF11 gene encoding serine/arginine-rich splicing factor 11 isoform X2 — MASSSGTDVIQVTNVSPSASSEQMRTLFGFLGKIEELRLFPPDDSPLPVSSRVCFVKFHDPDSAVVAQHLTNTVFVDRALIVVPYAEGVIPDETKALSLLAPANAVAGLLPGGGLLPTPNPLSQIGAVPLAALGAPALDPALAALGLPGANLNSQSLAADQLLKLMSTVDPKLNHVAAGLVSPSLKSDTSSKEIEEAMKRVREAQSLISAAIEPDKKDEKRRHSRSRSRSRRRRTPSSSRHRRSRSRSRRRSHSKSRSRRRSKSPRRRRSHSRERSRRSRSTSKTRDKKKEEKEKKRSKTPPKSYSTTRRSRSTSRERRRRRSRSGTRSPKKPRSPKRKMSRSPSPRRHKKEKKKDKDKERSRDERERSTSKKKKSKDKEKDRDRKSESDKDVKVTRDYDEEEQGYDSEKEKKEEKKVADAPSPKGKEPGAEKGSADPGRESKVNGDDHHEEDMDMSD; from the exons ATGGCCTCCAGCAGCGGCACCGACGTGATCCAGGTCACCAACGTCTCGCCCAGCGCCAGCTCGGAGCAGATGCGGACCCTCTTCGGCTTCCTGGGCAAGATCGAGGAGCTGCGCCTCTTCCCCCCCGA TGACTCCCCCTTGCCGGTGTCGTCGCGTGTGTGCTTTGTAAAGTTCCACGACCCCGACTCGGCCGTGGTGGCGCAGCACCTGACAAACACTGTGTTCGTTGACAGAGCCCTCATTGTGGTTCCCTATGCTGAAG GAGTCATTCCTGATGAGACTAAGGCTTTGTCTCTCTTGGCACCAGCTAATGCcgtggcagggctgctgcccgGGGGTGGCCTGCTGCCCACTCCCAACCCTCTCTCTCAG ATTGGTGCTGTCCCTTTAGCTGCTCTAGGAGCTCCTGCTCTCGACCCTGCCCTTGCTGCTCTTGGGCTTCCTGGAGCAAACCTGAACTCCCAG TCTCTCGCAGCAGATCAGCTCCTAAAACTGATGAGCACAGTGGATCCAAA GTTGAACCACGTGGCTGCAGGTCTCGTGTCCCCCAGTCTGAAATCAGATACCTCCAGTAAAGAGATAGAAGAGGCCATGAAGAGAGTCCGAGAAGCACAGTCCCTAATTTCTGCTGCTATAGAGCCAG acaaaaaagatgaaaaacgAAGACATTCGAGGTCGAGGTCACGCtcgaggaggaggaggacaccTTCCTCATCCAGACACAG ACGCTCCAGGAGCAGATCAAGGAGAAGGTCCCATTCCAAATCCAGGAGCAGGAGGCGATCCAAAAGTCCCAGGAGAAGGAGATCTCACTCcagagagaggagcaggaggtctCGGAGCACATCCAAAACCAG GgataaaaagaaggaagagaaagaaaagaaacgTTCTAAAACTCCCCCCAAAAGCTACAGCACAACCAGAAGATCCAGAAGCACAAGCAG AgagcggcggcgccggcggAGCCGCAGCGGGACGCGCTCCCCGAAAAAGCCCAGGTCTCCCAAACGGAAAATGTCCCGGTCCCCGTCGCCCAGAAG gcataaaaaggaaaagaagaaggatAAAGAcaaggagaggagcagagacGAGAGGGAGCGGTCAACgagcaagaaaaagaagagcaaagaCAAGGAGAAGGATCGAGACCGGAAATCCGAGAGCGACAAGGATGTGAAA GTCACAAGGGACTACGacgaggaggagcagggctaCGACAGcgagaaggagaagaaggaggagaagaaggtgGCGGATGCTCCCTCCCCCAAGGGGAAGGAGCCCGGAGCCGAGAAGGGCAGCGCGGACCCGGGCAGGGAATCCAAGGTCAACGGGGACGACCACCACGAGGAGGACATGGACATGAGCGACTGA
- the SRSF11 gene encoding serine/arginine-rich splicing factor 11 isoform X1: MASSSGTDVIQVTNVSPSASSEQMRTLFGFLGKIEELRLFPPDDSPLPVSSRVCFVKFHDPDSAVVAQHLTNTVFVDRALIVVPYAEGVIPDETKALSLLAPANAVAGLLPGGGLLPTPNPLSQIGAVPLAALGAPALDPALAALGLPGANLNSQSLAADQLLKLMSTVDPKLNHVAAGLVSPSLKSDTSSKEIEEAMKRVREAQSLISAAIEPDKKDEKRRHSRSRSRSRRRRTPSSSRHRRSRSRSRRRSHSKSRSRRRSKSPRRRRSHSRERSRRSRSTSKTRDKKKEEKEKKRSKTPPKSYSTTRRSRSTSRERRRRRSRSGTRSPKKPRSPKRKMSRSPSPRRHKKEKKKDKDKERSRDERERSTSKKKKSKDKEKDRDRKSESDKDVKQVTRDYDEEEQGYDSEKEKKEEKKVADAPSPKGKEPGAEKGSADPGRESKVNGDDHHEEDMDMSD, translated from the exons ATGGCCTCCAGCAGCGGCACCGACGTGATCCAGGTCACCAACGTCTCGCCCAGCGCCAGCTCGGAGCAGATGCGGACCCTCTTCGGCTTCCTGGGCAAGATCGAGGAGCTGCGCCTCTTCCCCCCCGA TGACTCCCCCTTGCCGGTGTCGTCGCGTGTGTGCTTTGTAAAGTTCCACGACCCCGACTCGGCCGTGGTGGCGCAGCACCTGACAAACACTGTGTTCGTTGACAGAGCCCTCATTGTGGTTCCCTATGCTGAAG GAGTCATTCCTGATGAGACTAAGGCTTTGTCTCTCTTGGCACCAGCTAATGCcgtggcagggctgctgcccgGGGGTGGCCTGCTGCCCACTCCCAACCCTCTCTCTCAG ATTGGTGCTGTCCCTTTAGCTGCTCTAGGAGCTCCTGCTCTCGACCCTGCCCTTGCTGCTCTTGGGCTTCCTGGAGCAAACCTGAACTCCCAG TCTCTCGCAGCAGATCAGCTCCTAAAACTGATGAGCACAGTGGATCCAAA GTTGAACCACGTGGCTGCAGGTCTCGTGTCCCCCAGTCTGAAATCAGATACCTCCAGTAAAGAGATAGAAGAGGCCATGAAGAGAGTCCGAGAAGCACAGTCCCTAATTTCTGCTGCTATAGAGCCAG acaaaaaagatgaaaaacgAAGACATTCGAGGTCGAGGTCACGCtcgaggaggaggaggacaccTTCCTCATCCAGACACAG ACGCTCCAGGAGCAGATCAAGGAGAAGGTCCCATTCCAAATCCAGGAGCAGGAGGCGATCCAAAAGTCCCAGGAGAAGGAGATCTCACTCcagagagaggagcaggaggtctCGGAGCACATCCAAAACCAG GgataaaaagaaggaagagaaagaaaagaaacgTTCTAAAACTCCCCCCAAAAGCTACAGCACAACCAGAAGATCCAGAAGCACAAGCAG AgagcggcggcgccggcggAGCCGCAGCGGGACGCGCTCCCCGAAAAAGCCCAGGTCTCCCAAACGGAAAATGTCCCGGTCCCCGTCGCCCAGAAG gcataaaaaggaaaagaagaaggatAAAGAcaaggagaggagcagagacGAGAGGGAGCGGTCAACgagcaagaaaaagaagagcaaagaCAAGGAGAAGGATCGAGACCGGAAATCCGAGAGCGACAAGGATGTGAAA CAGGTCACAAGGGACTACGacgaggaggagcagggctaCGACAGcgagaaggagaagaaggaggagaagaaggtgGCGGATGCTCCCTCCCCCAAGGGGAAGGAGCCCGGAGCCGAGAAGGGCAGCGCGGACCCGGGCAGGGAATCCAAGGTCAACGGGGACGACCACCACGAGGAGGACATGGACATGAGCGACTGA
- the SRSF11 gene encoding serine/arginine-rich splicing factor 11 isoform X3: MSTVDPKLNHVAAGLVSPSLKSDTSSKEIEEAMKRVREAQSLISAAIEPDKKDEKRRHSRSRSRSRRRRTPSSSRHRRSRSRSRRRSHSKSRSRRRSKSPRRRRSHSRERSRRSRSTSKTRDKKKEEKEKKRSKTPPKSYSTTRRSRSTSRERRRRRSRSGTRSPKKPRSPKRKMSRSPSPRRHKKEKKKDKDKERSRDERERSTSKKKKSKDKEKDRDRKSESDKDVKQVTRDYDEEEQGYDSEKEKKEEKKVADAPSPKGKEPGAEKGSADPGRESKVNGDDHHEEDMDMSD; encoded by the exons ATGAGCACAGTGGATCCAAA GTTGAACCACGTGGCTGCAGGTCTCGTGTCCCCCAGTCTGAAATCAGATACCTCCAGTAAAGAGATAGAAGAGGCCATGAAGAGAGTCCGAGAAGCACAGTCCCTAATTTCTGCTGCTATAGAGCCAG acaaaaaagatgaaaaacgAAGACATTCGAGGTCGAGGTCACGCtcgaggaggaggaggacaccTTCCTCATCCAGACACAG ACGCTCCAGGAGCAGATCAAGGAGAAGGTCCCATTCCAAATCCAGGAGCAGGAGGCGATCCAAAAGTCCCAGGAGAAGGAGATCTCACTCcagagagaggagcaggaggtctCGGAGCACATCCAAAACCAG GgataaaaagaaggaagagaaagaaaagaaacgTTCTAAAACTCCCCCCAAAAGCTACAGCACAACCAGAAGATCCAGAAGCACAAGCAG AgagcggcggcgccggcggAGCCGCAGCGGGACGCGCTCCCCGAAAAAGCCCAGGTCTCCCAAACGGAAAATGTCCCGGTCCCCGTCGCCCAGAAG gcataaaaaggaaaagaagaaggatAAAGAcaaggagaggagcagagacGAGAGGGAGCGGTCAACgagcaagaaaaagaagagcaaagaCAAGGAGAAGGATCGAGACCGGAAATCCGAGAGCGACAAGGATGTGAAA CAGGTCACAAGGGACTACGacgaggaggagcagggctaCGACAGcgagaaggagaagaaggaggagaagaaggtgGCGGATGCTCCCTCCCCCAAGGGGAAGGAGCCCGGAGCCGAGAAGGGCAGCGCGGACCCGGGCAGGGAATCCAAGGTCAACGGGGACGACCACCACGAGGAGGACATGGACATGAGCGACTGA